Genomic window (Staphylococcus debuckii):
CAATGAAAATTATTTTAAAAATTGTCATAGATTTATTTGGATTCTTTAGGTAATATTAAATTATTGAAATTTGAAATAAATGTGAAAGCAGGAAAGATAATGAAATGTATGAATTGCGGAGAGAGTGTAGATTCGAACGATAAATTTTGTATGAGTTGTGGATCTAATTTAGAAGAACAAAAGGCAAGTGAGTTGGTTATTAAGACATGTCCTTCATGTGGGAATAAGGTTGATTTAGATGATAAGTTCTGCGGGCATTGCGGTTATAATTTCGATCATTCAATGGCTAATGAAAATCAGCACAATTATAATTCGACAACAACTATGCCTGAAGCAAACAGTTTTACGCAAGGAGCTAAAAGCTTATTTGGAAATACGACTAAATCAATCGGTAGATTAGCAGGTAACGAGGAAAGTTTAAACATTAATCTAAAAGATATGTTTTCTGAAGTATTTAAAAAGCATACAAAGGAAGAATCAGATGAAATTTTTATAGCAGGTACAAAGAGTACTACACCTCAGCTTGACGAGATTTCAGAAGAATGGGGTAGACCATGGTTGTTTTCTAGAGTGTTTTTAGCATTTGCTATAACATTCGCAACGTTATGGGTTTTAGTAAATTCCTTTGAAAATACTTTAGCAATACCTGGATTAATCTTTATTGGTGCTTTAATGGTTCCTCTATCCTGTCTTTTCTTTTTCTATGAATCTAATGCATTTAAAAACATTAGTCTATTTGAAGTGATGAAAATGTTTTTTATTGGAGGAGTACTTTCTCTTCTAAGTACTATGTTTTTGTATGGTTTTGTTACCTTTAGTGATGAACATAATGTATATGGAACGCTTACAATCATTGATGCATTTTTAGTAGGATTGGTAGAAGAAACTGGAAAAGCACTTATTATTATTTATTTCATCAATAAAATGAGAACGAATAAAATTTTAAATGGTTTATTGATAGGAGCAGCAATAGGAGCTGGATTTGCAGTATTTGAATCAGCAGGATATATCCTTACGTATTCTTTAAGTAATATTGATAATTTAACGGGCATGGTATTTGCAAGATCTTGGACAGCTATTGGTACACACATTGTTTGGTCTGCCATTATAGGAGCGGCCATTGTTATTGCTAAAGATAATACGAAATTCTCTTTTAATAATATTGGGAATAAAAGTTTTTTATTTTTCTTTTTTGTTTCAGTGTTACTTCATACTATTTGGGATACTGATATCACACTCTTAGGTAGTGGCACTTTAAAATGTATAGTTTTGATTGTGGTTGCTTGGATTTTTATTTTTATCTTAATGAAAGCAGGACTGAATCAAATAGATTTCTTTAGAAATGAAGAAGCATTGATTCAACAAGGTGAGAATGAATGAGATATTGCCCTAATTGTGGAGAAAAATTAGAAAGAGGACAACTCTATTGTAATAATTGCGGAACAAAGCTAAATGAAACGCATCCGCAACATAGCAGAAGAAACAGAAAACAAAATACTGGTAAAGCTTGGATTATTATAACAGTAGTTTTAGTAGCATGCATAGCTGTAGCAATAGCGATTTATTTTTTATTAATGGTTTTAAAAAATCCTTCTGGTTCAGCTAGTGATAATACTAACCACTATAATAGTCATCCGAATAAAGTTAATGTATTATCCACATCATTCAGTGAAAATTTTATGAATCAAGAAAACACGGGAGGATACAAAGGATTCGAATTAGAGATGTCTCCTGAAGAGATAAAACATAAATTTGGTAATGAAGATGGAACAGTTGAATTGGGTATCGGAAAGGTTCACAAATACGGTGATATGGGCGTTTATTATGGTTCTGATAATACAGTTTCTTCAGTATATGTATTGCCTGATAATGTTACTGTTGATGAATTTAAAAAAGTACATGGTGAACCAACTAAACAAACAGAGAATCAGATGATATATGATGATAATCCTGATAATGGATTTACAATTTTTATCAATCATAAGGATGGCAAGATTCAGTCTGTAGAAAACACTTTTCAGATGGATCCTTCAAGTTTAAAGCAGATAAATTCGAGTAGTCATTCCTCTCAAAACTTGAGTGAAGCTTTCTCTCAAGATGTATTGAATTATAGTGATGGGATTAGCAAAATAATGAACACTGCGTTTAGTGCAGAAGATTATACAGATCAACCTGAAAGTTTATCTGAAGCTAGATCTATGACGGCTAGCTGGGATGGTTTATTAAGTGATATTGAAAACCAAGCAGATACTGATGAAGAACAAAGGATTGTAGAACAATTACAAGGATTTAAAAATGAAAGAGATGAAATCCTGGATGATATTGAGCAATTCGTGGATAACCATGATTCTGAAGCTTGGCAGAATGCCCAGAAAAAGAATGTATCTTTAGAAGAGGAATTGAAAGTATTCTTCGATGAATTTCCGAATTAAAACAGGATTGGTGAACGCAAATCACCAATCCTGTTGTTTTACTTTTTCGGAGGTATAAAGACTTCTGCTTCACTACTTTCAGGATAATAATATCCATTCGGCACCGTCTGCAACTCAATCAAACTGCCCCAAGGCGTTTTAACGTAAACTGTCTGATTACCATCTGTATCTTCATATTTAGTATTGAAATGCGGTTCTGAAATCGGTTGGCCGCCCGCTTCAATCACTTGTGCTAAGGCTCTGTCGAAATTATCTACGTAAAAGGAAATGTGGGTAAAGCCGATATCTTGAAGCGTTTCCGCAGAACGTTGCTCTGCATTTGCAAACTCAAACATTTCAATATTCGGACCATGACCGAAGACCATCATGCGCTTTTTAATAATCTTAGCGCCAGATTCCATTCCTAAATAACGTTCTACATTCTCACCGCCGCGAGGTGCTTCCATTTCTGTTTGACTATCATAGGCGATTTTGCCGTCCAAGCCTTTTTTAAAAAAATGAGTTGCGGCTTCGATATCAGGCACAGTCAATCCGATATGGTTAATGCCTCTTGTAATATCCATATATCCTTCACTTCTTTCTTTAAATAGAGGTTATATTAATAATATTAACCATAATAATAGAGTTTTATGCTTCTTTAAAAGTTAAAAGACTTCTACCGCAAAATAATTTGGAGAATGATATGATATGAGTAAGCGATTATTTTACGAGGGGATAGAATAATGAAAAAAGTATCAATTAAAGACGTAGCGCATGAGGCAGGCGTTTCTGTGACTACGGTATCCCATATTTTAAATCATAATGAACAGCGTTTCTCTAAAGAAACGATTACTAAAGTGCTGAATGCTAAAGAAGCGCTCGGCTATTTTCCCAATAAAAATGCTCAGCAATTAAGAGGCAGCAAAATTAAATTGATAGGTGTGCTCCTTCCGAGTTTAACCAATCCATTTTTCTCAACAATTATGCAAAGTATGGCTCAAAATAAACCTGAGGACGTGGATTTATTCTTTTTAACTACCACTGGAAAGGAATTAGAAAGTAACATCAAACAACTGGTGGAGCGAGGGATGGACGGACTCATCATTGGGCGTTTAATTGAACACCCAGAGTCTTTGGATACGTATTTGAAGAAGCGGAGTGTGCCCTATGTGGTGTTGGATCAGAGCGAAGACCACGGATTTACAGATATTATTCGTACGGATGAAGAAGCGGGCGGACAACTGGCAGCAGAGCATCTGATCCAATTAGGACATCATAGTCTTGCAATTGTTGCACCTCATCAGATGATGGCTAATATGAAAGACAGAGTGCAGGGATTTATGACATATTGTCGAGATTATCAGCTTTCTGAACCGCTCTTCATTCAAACTGAATTATCTAAAGCGGGCGGAGCATCTATTGTTCCCGCAATTCTAGAAAGTGGTGCTACAGCAGTCTTTGCTATTAATGACGAGATGGCTATCGGGATGATGCGAGGATTAGCGGATAGAGGATTGTCCGTTCCTGAAGATTTTTCAATAGTAGGATATGATGACATTGATTTTGCACGCTACATGATTCCTTCACTTACGACGGTAGCGCAGCCTATGGAGGACATCGGAGCGCTAGCGCTAACGCTGATTATGAAAAAAATTCAAAACCCTGATTCAAATCCTGAAAAAGTTGAACTGCCCAATAAGCTGGTGATACGAGAAACGACAAGTCAGCTTAATTAAATATGAACAGAAAAAAGACCTTAAAGTTGAGATAACAATTTTTAAGGTCTTTATTTTTTAT
Coding sequences:
- a CDS encoding zinc-ribbon domain-containing protein, which codes for MRYCPNCGEKLERGQLYCNNCGTKLNETHPQHSRRNRKQNTGKAWIIITVVLVACIAVAIAIYFLLMVLKNPSGSASDNTNHYNSHPNKVNVLSTSFSENFMNQENTGGYKGFELEMSPEEIKHKFGNEDGTVELGIGKVHKYGDMGVYYGSDNTVSSVYVLPDNVTVDEFKKVHGEPTKQTENQMIYDDNPDNGFTIFINHKDGKIQSVENTFQMDPSSLKQINSSSHSSQNLSEAFSQDVLNYSDGISKIMNTAFSAEDYTDQPESLSEARSMTASWDGLLSDIENQADTDEEQRIVEQLQGFKNERDEILDDIEQFVDNHDSEAWQNAQKKNVSLEEELKVFFDEFPN
- the rbsR gene encoding ribose utilization transcriptional repressor RbsR, with the protein product MKKVSIKDVAHEAGVSVTTVSHILNHNEQRFSKETITKVLNAKEALGYFPNKNAQQLRGSKIKLIGVLLPSLTNPFFSTIMQSMAQNKPEDVDLFFLTTTGKELESNIKQLVERGMDGLIIGRLIEHPESLDTYLKKRSVPYVVLDQSEDHGFTDIIRTDEEAGGQLAAEHLIQLGHHSLAIVAPHQMMANMKDRVQGFMTYCRDYQLSEPLFIQTELSKAGGASIVPAILESGATAVFAINDEMAIGMMRGLADRGLSVPEDFSIVGYDDIDFARYMIPSLTTVAQPMEDIGALALTLIMKKIQNPDSNPEKVELPNKLVIRETTSQLN
- a CDS encoding VOC family protein; protein product: MDITRGINHIGLTVPDIEAATHFFKKGLDGKIAYDSQTEMEAPRGGENVERYLGMESGAKIIKKRMMVFGHGPNIEMFEFANAEQRSAETLQDIGFTHISFYVDNFDRALAQVIEAGGQPISEPHFNTKYEDTDGNQTVYVKTPWGSLIELQTVPNGYYYPESSEAEVFIPPKK
- a CDS encoding PrsW family glutamic-type intramembrane protease, producing the protein MKCMNCGESVDSNDKFCMSCGSNLEEQKASELVIKTCPSCGNKVDLDDKFCGHCGYNFDHSMANENQHNYNSTTTMPEANSFTQGAKSLFGNTTKSIGRLAGNEESLNINLKDMFSEVFKKHTKEESDEIFIAGTKSTTPQLDEISEEWGRPWLFSRVFLAFAITFATLWVLVNSFENTLAIPGLIFIGALMVPLSCLFFFYESNAFKNISLFEVMKMFFIGGVLSLLSTMFLYGFVTFSDEHNVYGTLTIIDAFLVGLVEETGKALIIIYFINKMRTNKILNGLLIGAAIGAGFAVFESAGYILTYSLSNIDNLTGMVFARSWTAIGTHIVWSAIIGAAIVIAKDNTKFSFNNIGNKSFLFFFFVSVLLHTIWDTDITLLGSGTLKCIVLIVVAWIFIFILMKAGLNQIDFFRNEEALIQQGENE